TGCTATTCAAAGTCGTTACGAAAGCTTGCATTTGTTTGCTTGCTTCTTGGAACTCTTGGAAAAAGCGTTGCTTAGTCATACCTTCCCATTGACCTTCCATACCGGAGATGGACTGAGTCAAGCTGGAAACGATCTGCTGGCTTTGCTCACCACTTTGTTTAAATTGGTTAGCTACCTGATCAACCTGTTCTGGGGTAATTAAAATGCGTCCTGCCATTTTTTGCGTCCTCCTTGATGATAAAAAATGTTTTTGTTTAGCTGGTTTAAATTGTACTATGGCTATTTAATTCCCTACAAAAGGCAAAGGACCTAATTGCAACAATCCCACTTTTTAACTATAAAACAGCATATAACAGTACAATCTTAATAAAGCAACCACCTAATAAGTCCCATATTAGTCCTATAAAACCGGGAATGGTATAACAAATTCATATGGATTACAGGCCGATCCAGATCATCCCGGAACGATCCGAACTAAGCGACAGGCTGATCTCTTGCTATAGACGGATCAGTAAAATACCAATCCTGCGGACTGCTAGAAGACGCCTGCTTCAGAATATCCTGATGCAAGGTGCCCACATCCGAAGGCTGTACACCTGCAATAGCATGTACGACAGACTGCGGGTTGGAAATTAGACTGCTTCCTTCCGAAGCTTGCCCAGGCAGAATAGACGGTGATTGTTGATTCGACCAATCGAGCATCGTGACGGGTCGTCCCAATGGTTGGCTGGCAAATGGCAGAATCGTTTGATAGTTGTGGTCAACAGACTGAAACTGCTCTGCCTTTCGGTTCAGTTGTGTACCTGATGTATGGAGATAAGCATGAATCTGTTCTGACATCCGCTTGGCTTGCATCCACTGATTCAAGATCGCCTCACGCGCAGATACATCCCAATCCAGCGATTGTAACGCCTGCTCCAAACCTGCTGTTAACTGTTGAATTTGCTCCGCCGCATGCTGTAGCTGCCCGCTAAGCCCCCGAAGCACATCCGGTTCAACTCGAATGCGCATATCCATCACCCTTCTTCTGTCACTTCTTCAGTCACTGCCGACTGTTTCAACCAATTCAATAATAAGTCCACAAACTGATCTCTCGAAGCCATAGCTGCAATTAACCAGTCTCCGTTACCCGCAGAGCTCATCCGAAATATCCAGTTCATTGCAGGACAAAGGACAAAAGCTGCCCGTTGTGACTCCCACTCTCTGCCGTTCCAGACCAGCAATTGCAATTCTCCCTCAGCTACACGGGAACTCAAAGACTGAGCCAGTCTCATTGCTCCCTCTTCATCTCCGCTAGCCTCAGTTAGCTTACTGCTGATTTGAGACAAACTTTCTCCTGCAGATTGCTCGTAAATTTTATTAAAGGCCTGCTTGGAAAACATAAGCGCGGGAGATTCAGGTACAAGCCGATCAACCCAGCCCATTTTATCAATCAAT
This window of the Paenibacillus polymyxa genome carries:
- a CDS encoding WXG100 family type VII secretion target, with protein sequence MAGRILITPEQVDQVANQFKQSGEQSQQIVSSLTQSISGMEGQWEGMTKQRFFQEFQEASKQMQAFVTTLNSISQELTAIANKFRTVDQAK
- a CDS encoding WXG100 family type VII secretion target, with protein sequence MRIRVEPDVLRGLSGQLQHAAEQIQQLTAGLEQALQSLDWDVSAREAILNQWMQAKRMSEQIHAYLHTSGTQLNRKAEQFQSVDHNYQTILPFASQPLGRPVTMLDWSNQQSPSILPGQASEGSSLISNPQSVVHAIAGVQPSDVGTLHQDILKQASSSSPQDWYFTDPSIARDQPVA